In Marinobacterium sp. LSUCC0821, the DNA window TTTGCAGCAACCGTTAAAAGCTCAGAAGAGCTTGAGAAGAAGATCTCAGCTGTTGTGAAACGTGTCAGCCAAGAACTTAACTCGGTAGAGCGTATTCGAAAATTCATTATCCGAGATGAACTTTTCACGATTGATAATGGTTACGTCACTCCAACTCAGAAGATTAAGCGTGCCAAGGTTATTGAAGATTTAGCTGAAGAGATTGATGCGTTGTATGGGCGTTGATACAAAACTGTCACATTTATCTGTAACAATATCGTCATCAAATCTTTATCTGGAGTGAGCGATGGCTCTGCGAATTGGCATTAATGGCTTTGGCCGAATGGGGCGTTTAACGGCGCGTGTGCTTTTTGAAAATCCCGCTGTGGAAATTGTTCACATAAACGACCCTGCTGGAGATGTTACTACTCTGGCTCATCTACTCAATTTCGACTCTGTGCATGGTCGCTGGAGTCGCGAAGCGATTGTTGAATCAGGTGCGATGGTCGTTGGTGGGCGTGCTATTTCTGTGTCTGCCAACAAAACTATTGAAGAGACTGACTGGAGCGGTTGCGACTTGGTGGTTGAAGCTTCAGGTAAGTTTAAAACCAAAGAGAAGTTGCAGGCATACCTTGATCAGGGTGTTAAGCGTGTAGTTGTTACAGCTCCCGTTAAACAGGAGGGGGTGTTAGATACGGTGATGGGTGTAAACGATCACCTCTTTGATCCTTTAAAACACCCGATAGTTACGGCAGCTTCTTGTACTACAAACTGTCTTGCGCCTGCGGTAAAAGTGATTCACGAGAACCTAGGCATTAAGCACGGTTCCATGACCACGATTCACGATATTACCAACACCCAGACGATTCTTGATGCCCCGCATAAAGACCTGCGCCGCGCACGTGCCTGTGGCATGAGTTTGATTCCTACCACTACCGGCTCTGCAACAGCCATTACCCACATCTTCCCAGAGCTTAAAGGTAAGTTGAATGGCCATGCTATTCGTGTGCCACTCGCCAATGCGTCGATTACAGATTGTGTGTTTGAAGTTTCTCGTCCTACTTCGGAGGAGGAGGTGAATAACCTTCTTAAAGCTGCTGCAGAAGGGGAGTTGAAAGGTATTCTCGGTTTTGAAGAGCGACCATTGGTCTCAATCGATTACAAGACCGACCCGCGTTCAAGTATCGTTGATGCGCTATCTACAATGGTAGTGAATGATACCCAGGTTAAGTTGTACTTGTGGTACGACAATGAGTGGGGATATGCGAATCGAACAGCGGAACTCGCTTTGAAGGTCGGATTGGCTTAGGGCTTTTGTAGGAACCTTCCCGAAGAGACGGTGAAAAGGTCGGCGCCCCTATGGGGAGCCTCCTACAGAGTGCCAGTTAAGGCCATGGATGGCCTGTATTCAGTAATTGCGGGAGCACATTACTGTCGCCACTTATTCCCAAACCTCACGAATAGGCTCGCCAAAGTCGTCGTAGATAATTTTACGTTGCGGCTTGCGAGCCTTTTTAAGCAACTTTGGATGCTCTTTCGCTAAGCGGCGAGCATCGATATCTTTTAGCACATCACTTACCGGTGTTCGCTCTTCACGTGGTTTCCCATCGTTGAACACAGGGCGAATTAAACCGCCATTAGGCACACCGCTTTGGCCACGCGGAATCTGCGTTACCTCACCACCAGACAATAAAAAGTCCTGAACCTCTTTCTGAAGCTCTGCACGAATTTCGGCTTTAGTCTTTTTATTGAACATCATAGGGTTGGGCGAAAAGTTTTAGCCTAAAAGTTAGCGAACTGCTTATTGTAAGGGTTTGTAGGGTGGTTTGCGATATACGCTAAATTCTTTATTGAATATTCAAGAGCAAATACCCAGCTTAAAGCGGAATATTAGCTTTTAAAATAACGTCTTAGATTAAGAAGCCAAAAGCTCTGCATTTGCATGCTCTTTTAGGAACGCATCCGAAAGCTCAAAAGTTACCACGCGCTTTTGGATAGGGCAGGTAAATGCTAGTTGCAAGGCATAGAGCTGCATGCCGGTGGTGTTTTTGTTGTCGCTTCCGTATTTAGGATCGCCCATAACTGGGTGGCCGATCATATTTAGGTGGCGACGAATCTGGTGGGTGCGGCCTGTTAGGATCTCTACGTGAAGGTCTGATATATCATTCGCTTCATCATAGGCTACACGCTCGAATAGGGTGTGCGCGGTCTTATCATCCAGTTTACGAGTGACTTCGCCTTTAAGTGGAGCCTCACCACGCACAAGAGCGCGGTAGAACTTCTTTACCTTACGAAGCTGAAACTCACGGGATATTGCTGCTGCAACGCCTTGGCGGTGTGCAATCACCATAAGGCCTGCTGTTTCACGGTCTAAACGGTGAATTAGAAAGCCGCTACGTTTTGGCTGAAGGGTCAGTTCAGCAATGCGCATTAGCGCTAAATGGTCGCACCAGTCGTTACCTTGCGCGATGATCCCCTCTGGTTTAAACCAGACAGAGTAACCTTGCGCATCATGCAGGCAGACGGGTGTTTTTGCTTTGCGTGCTAGTAGATTCTCATTATAGAAGAGCTCAATACGATCGCCTTTTAATAGCTCCTCTTTGGCGCGACGCAGGCGCTTGCGAGGTTTATTATGGCGGGTCAGCCAAACAGCACCCTTAGTCAGAGCATCTTTAATCTTTTGCTTGGAGATGCCTGTCTTATCAGCAAGGTAGTCGGTAACAACCACTCCCGCTTCATCATCTTTAAGGGTTTTGTTTAGTTCGTAAATCATTAAATGCTCTTATGAATCTTGCGAATATATGTTGCCTAACTGCAGAAAAACTAACGGCCCCGAAGGGCCGTTTTGAAGGTTAGGCTGGTTCTTTCACACAATCGATGAAGTATTCATCCTTGCCATCGATATGCTCACGCACCAGGCCGTGACAGTCCGTCTCAAATCCTGGGAAGGCTGCGTTGAACTCACGAACAAACTTCAGGTAATCCACAATCGTATCGTTGAAACGCTCGCCAGGAATCAATAGCGGAATACCTGGTGGGTAAGGCGTTACAAGCATCGCTGTGGTGCGGCCCTGTAGCTCATCAATCGATACGCGTTCAACTTCGCGGTGAGCCATCTTCGACCAAGCATCCGCTGGAAGCATTGATGGCTCGATCTTCGATAGGTACATCTCTGTCGTGATCTTAGCAACGTTGAACTTGCGGTAGATGTCGTGCAGCTGATGACATAGGTCACGCAAACCAACGCGCTGGTATTGTGGATGTTTCGCCACAAACTCTGGCATTACACGCCACAACGGCAGGTTGTTGTCGAAGTCATCTTTGAACTGTTGCAGTTCGGTAACCATCGAGTTCCAACGGCCCTTAGTGATACCGATGGTGAACATGATGAAGAACGAGTAGAGACCAGTCTTCTCGATGATGATGCCGTGCTCAGCGAGGTATTTGCTAACAATCGCCGCTGGAATGCCGTGCTCATCAAACTCACCATGAATGTTTAGTCCCGGTGTAATGATAGTCGCTTTGATTGGGTCGAGCATGTTGAAGCCCGATTCGATTTCACCAAAGCCGTGCCAAGTATCATCTTCGTGGATGACCCAAGCATCACGATCACCAAGACCTTCGGCATCCCACTTCTGTGGCCCCCAAACTTTGAACCACCAGTCGTTATCACCAAACTCTTTCTCAACTTTCACCATCGCGCGGCGGAAGTCGATTGCTTCGTAAAGTGACTCCTCAACCAATGCGGTACCACCCGGTGGTTCCATCATCGCTGCAGCAACGTCACAAGAGGCGATAATCGCGTACTGTGGGCTGGTTGATGAGTGCATAAGGTATGACTCGTTGAAACGGTAGGTATCCAGCTTACGGTTCTTAGCATCCTGTACAAGAATCTGAGACGCCTGCGAAAGACCTGCAAGTAGCTTGTGAGTCGATTGGGTCGCAAATACTAAGGTGTCTTCCGAGCGTGGACGTGGTTCGGTACCGCCAATCGCGTGCATGTGGTTATAGAAGCTGTGGAACGCAGCGTGTGGCAACCAAGCTTCGTCAAAGTGGAGGGTATCGATATTGTCGCCGAGCATCGATTTGATGGTCTCGACGTTGTAAAGGATACCGTCGTAGGTCGACTGAGTAATGGTCAGTACGCGCGGTTTTTTATTAGCCGCATTGCGTGCAAATGGGTGCTCTTCGATCTTGCGGCGAATGGTCTCAGGGTCGAATTCACTCTTAGGAATAGGGCCGATGATGCCGTAGTGGTTGCGTGTCGGCATCAAGAATACCGGAATCGCACCACACATGATGATCGAGTGGAGAATCGATTTGTGACAGTTACGATCCACAACCACGATATCGCCAGGCGCAACGGTAGAGTGCCAAACAACCTTGTTGGATGTTGATGTACCGTTGGTTACGAAGAATAGGTGGTCTGCGCCAAAGATGCGTGCTGCACTCTGCTCTGAATCAGATACTGGGCCGGTATGGTCTAGCAGCTGGCCAAGCTCTTCTACTGCGTTACATACGTCCGCACGGAGCATGTTTTCGCCAAAGAACTGGTGGAACATCTGACCCACTGGGCTCTTTAGGAAGGCTACGCCACCCGAATGACCAGGGCAGTGCCAAGAGTATGATGAGTCGCTTGCATAGCCCATCAGTGCATTAAAGAACGGAGGTGCCAGTGATTCTAGGTATTTCTTAGCTTCACGAATAATGTGGCGTGCTACGAACTCGGCAGTATCTTCAAACATGTGAATGAAGCCGTGCAATTCGCGCAGAATGTCGTTCGTTACGTGGCGTGAGGTACGTGTCTCACCGTAAAGGAAGATTGGAATTTCGGCATTACGCTTACGCACTTCGTGAATGAAGTCGCGAATGTTGTTGAGTACCGCATCAGAGAGGTCCTCTGATTCGCCTGAATCGAACTCTTCATCATCGACAGAGATGATGAAACACGAAGCACGGCTCGCCTGCTGTGCAAACGCAGTGAGGTCGCCGTAGCTTGTTAAACCCACAACTTCAGAGCCCTCTTTCTCAATCGCAGCTGCGAGGTCGCGGATACCGGAACCAGAGATGTTTTCTGAACGGAAATCTTCGTCAATGATGACGACAGGAAAACGAAATTTCATCCACTATGCCTATCTGTGTGGTGAAACCAATCCGCCTTGGTGAGTAGGGCTCAGCCTTGCGGTGCCAATTTGCAATCTAAGATTGCTTAAAAGGTCGATTTTAACAGGGTTGTACCCTAGGTAAAGCGATAGATTTGTTACAAATCAAAATTGCTAGAAATTAATAGCGTTAAGCTAAATCCTTTATTGGAAACTAGGTGTATTCTCGAGTTCTGTAAGACTTCGACTAACGAGTCAGAAAACGGTCCTATACAGGCCTCGTTTTTTTGTTAGAATCGTTTGCTTGTATTGATGTGATACTCGGCAACGAGTGTTCTTGTAACGGTGGAAATTGAGTGCTTTTTAACAAGCTTCCAGACGATATCTTCGCCCCTCTCTCAGGGCAGAATAGACAGGTGTACCAAACGGTTCTTCTTGAACTGTCTGACCTGTTCTTTGATGAAGATCTTATCGACCCGTTTATTCCTAAAGATTTAGTCCGCTCCCAAATCGAAAATGCCGTCGTCAGAATGGGCGTGCGTCGTTGGGTTGCCGAATCGGATGACGAGTCAGAAACAGAACTCCCAACCTCAAGCGCTGATTACACCAACCGAATCTACCGTCGACTAGTTTCGACTGGTTGGCTGGAAGAGGAGCAGAAGATCTATCGCACCTATGTGCTTCTGCAGCCATCGGTTAGTTATCTGCTGCGTAACCTTGTCTCGATAGCGCGCTTCGAAAAACGTAGCTACGGTGGCACGGTATTGAATGTGCTTTCGTCACTTGAGTCGGCACTAAACGATCCAGTAGGGCGTGGTATTACACTTGCAGAAGCGGCAGATACTGCCTCTGAATTTAGTGCACACCTAACCGACATGTTGCTTGGTCTTCGTGAGTTGAAGATTACTCTTTCGGAGAGTCATAACCCACAAGAGATTGTGCGTGGCTTCTTTGAGAGATTCGTAGAGCATATTCTAGTTTCTGACTATAAGACATTGAAAACAAAGAACAACCCGTTCCGTTTTCGTCGTCAGATTCTATCGCTACTACGAGACTTGCAGTTCGATACTCTTAAGGTTGAACTGCTTACCAAACACTACCAGATGCAGTATGAGATTGAGTCAGAGTCCGCTGAGGCGATGGTCTTTGCCCATATCAATCGCATTATTCGTATTTTTGAATCTGTCGATCAGCGCCTCGCGATAATCGATGATTTCCGTTACCAGCTTGAGAAGCGTGTAGCTGATACAGTGCGTTACATGGATAAGACGACGCCAGGTATGGCTGCTCGTCTGTCACGTGTTATCAGCAAGCTTTCTGAGAAAGATGGACGCGAGATTCCAGCGGTTCGTTCGCTTGAGCAGTATGGTTTCATCTCACCATCCTCGATCCGCTCACCAATTAAGCGCCGTGTAGAAACAGCACCGCGTGTTATTACGCAGCAGCAGATCGACCCGAAAGTGCTTCATATGCGCCAACTCTTTAAAGAGTGGAAAGCGCGTCGTGAAGTTAAAGTAGATCGTATCGATGAGTACCTCGAACGCCACTTTATGGATGGCCAGAAGTCCGTAGCGGCAGCCGAATTTAAGATCGATTCAATTGAAGATTACATCTGTTTCAGCTATGTGCGACACCTCAACTCATTGGGGAAAAAAGCGCGTAAGACAGCTGACCGATACCAGATAGAGTTTGACGAAGCTTACGTGTGCGTTGCCGATATGGTGGAGTGCCGTGGTTTTACTATTCACAGGAATAAAGCCTGATGCTTGGTGATTTACAAAAAGCGCTAGAGCGCAACGAGAAAACAACAGAGTACGACTTCGTGCGTGCTGCTAACTCGCTACTGACTAACCAGTTCCTGTATGCGGACCGTCCCGCGCAGCGCGACAACTATTTTTTGATTGCGCAGAACATGAGCTACTTCCGCAATCTCTTCTCTGCAATTGGCTGGTCTGTGGTCTACCAACCGGATGAAGCCTACCTTGGCATTGTGCCGCAGGGTGAAGAGCGTGTGATGCGTCTGAAGTTGGATGAGTCACTGCTGCTTCTCTGTTTGCGTCAGATGTACGAGCAGAAACTTGAGAACTTTGAGGTTGAAGGTGGCAAGGCGTACATCACTTCCGATGAGATGCTAAGTACCTATCAGAGCTTGACCGGCAAAGAGATTCCGAACGAGACTCGCCTGAAAGAGATTCTTGCTCTGTTTGCCCGCCATGGTGTTATTGAGCGTGGTAAGGCTGACGAGACCGATCCTAAAAATATCCCTCTGGGGATCTACCCAACCATCCGTCAGGTGGTGGTAGAAGATTACATCCGTCAGCTTGAAGCACTTTGCGATATGGAAGGTGGTTCTGACGACAGTAATTTGGAAGATGTTTCAGATGAGTCAGAAACTGCTGCTGAGAGCACATCGAAAGCTGCAGAAGAGAGCGCTGACGAAGAAGAGATTAAACACGAGAGCGATGTAGAGGAGGGTAGCGATGAAACAGCTTAATCGCATCGTTCTAGTTAACTGGTATGTACTGGGTGCAATGGAGATCCCTATTAAGGGTAACGTTGCCATCGTTGGACCTAACGGTTCTGGTAAGTCGTCACTGCTGGATGCGATACAAACGGTATTGATGGGTGGCCATAAGCGCCACCTAAGCTTCAACGCATCAGCCGGTGAGAAGTCAGAGCGTTCGCTGCGTACCTACTGTCTGGGTGCTTTGGATGATATGGGTAAAGCATCTAACGTTCGTGAAGACTCGTTAACCTATTTGGCACTAAGCTTCTTCGATACTGAGACTGCTCAAGAGAGCTGTGTGGGTATTGCGATTAACGCATCTACCGCTAGCCCAGATGAAGATATTCTAGGTCGCTTTATTCTGCCTAACTTCTCAGTCTCGCTAGATGACTTCAGTGTGAAGCAGGGCGGTGGTCGTATGCCACGTCCTTGGGCGGAGGTGCGTGAAAATCTGATGAAGCAGTGCCCAGATATGCTGCTCGAGAAGCGCGCTAGTCGTTTTGTTCGTGAGTTGGTAACACACCTAAGTCACGATCCACAGATGCCAAATGACGATGATAAATTCGTTAAAAACTTCAAAAACGCACTGAAGTTCGTCCCTATCGATAGTCCAACTCGTTTTGTGCGTGAGTTCGTGCTCGATGAGAACGTCGTGCATGTGGGTGCCTTCCGTAAGTCGCTGGACGAATACCGCGCTATGGAAGAGAAGACACGTGACGTTGCCAACCGTATCGATGAGCTGGTTAAGGTTCAGGAGCTCTGCTCAGGTATTAGCCGAAACATCAAGAATGCGGTTGAGTATGAGTGGGTTGTTCATGAAAGCCGTTTCGAGAGTGCTGACCTTCGTAAAGAGGAGGCT includes these proteins:
- a CDS encoding pseudouridine synthase, which produces MIYELNKTLKDDEAGVVVTDYLADKTGISKQKIKDALTKGAVWLTRHNKPRKRLRRAKEELLKGDRIELFYNENLLARKAKTPVCLHDAQGYSVWFKPEGIIAQGNDWCDHLALMRIAELTLQPKRSGFLIHRLDRETAGLMVIAHRQGVAAAISREFQLRKVKKFYRALVRGEAPLKGEVTRKLDDKTAHTLFERVAYDEANDISDLHVEILTGRTHQIRRHLNMIGHPVMGDPKYGSDNKNTTGMQLYALQLAFTCPIQKRVVTFELSDAFLKEHANAELLAS
- a CDS encoding ArsJ-associated glyceraldehyde-3-phosphate dehydrogenase, whose amino-acid sequence is MALRIGINGFGRMGRLTARVLFENPAVEIVHINDPAGDVTTLAHLLNFDSVHGRWSREAIVESGAMVVGGRAISVSANKTIEETDWSGCDLVVEASGKFKTKEKLQAYLDQGVKRVVVTAPVKQEGVLDTVMGVNDHLFDPLKHPIVTAASCTTNCLAPAVKVIHENLGIKHGSMTTIHDITNTQTILDAPHKDLRRARACGMSLIPTTTGSATAITHIFPELKGKLNGHAIRVPLANASITDCVFEVSRPTSEEEVNNLLKAAAEGELKGILGFEERPLVSIDYKTDPRSSIVDALSTMVVNDTQVKLYLWYDNEWGYANRTAELALKVGLA
- a CDS encoding DUF4194 domain-containing protein; its protein translation is MLGDLQKALERNEKTTEYDFVRAANSLLTNQFLYADRPAQRDNYFLIAQNMSYFRNLFSAIGWSVVYQPDEAYLGIVPQGEERVMRLKLDESLLLLCLRQMYEQKLENFEVEGGKAYITSDEMLSTYQSLTGKEIPNETRLKEILALFARHGVIERGKADETDPKNIPLGIYPTIRQVVVEDYIRQLEALCDMEGGSDDSNLEDVSDESETAAESTSKAAEESADEEEIKHESDVEEGSDETA
- a CDS encoding Orn/Lys/Arg decarboxylase N-terminal domain-containing protein translates to MKFRFPVVIIDEDFRSENISGSGIRDLAAAIEKEGSEVVGLTSYGDLTAFAQQASRASCFIISVDDEEFDSGESEDLSDAVLNNIRDFIHEVRKRNAEIPIFLYGETRTSRHVTNDILRELHGFIHMFEDTAEFVARHIIREAKKYLESLAPPFFNALMGYASDSSYSWHCPGHSGGVAFLKSPVGQMFHQFFGENMLRADVCNAVEELGQLLDHTGPVSDSEQSAARIFGADHLFFVTNGTSTSNKVVWHSTVAPGDIVVVDRNCHKSILHSIIMCGAIPVFLMPTRNHYGIIGPIPKSEFDPETIRRKIEEHPFARNAANKKPRVLTITQSTYDGILYNVETIKSMLGDNIDTLHFDEAWLPHAAFHSFYNHMHAIGGTEPRPRSEDTLVFATQSTHKLLAGLSQASQILVQDAKNRKLDTYRFNESYLMHSSTSPQYAIIASCDVAAAMMEPPGGTALVEESLYEAIDFRRAMVKVEKEFGDNDWWFKVWGPQKWDAEGLGDRDAWVIHEDDTWHGFGEIESGFNMLDPIKATIITPGLNIHGEFDEHGIPAAIVSKYLAEHGIIIEKTGLYSFFIMFTIGITKGRWNSMVTELQQFKDDFDNNLPLWRVMPEFVAKHPQYQRVGLRDLCHQLHDIYRKFNVAKITTEMYLSKIEPSMLPADAWSKMAHREVERVSIDELQGRTTAMLVTPYPPGIPLLIPGERFNDTIVDYLKFVREFNAAFPGFETDCHGLVREHIDGKDEYFIDCVKEPA
- a CDS encoding Wadjet anti-phage system protein JetA family protein; this translates as MLFNKLPDDIFAPLSGQNRQVYQTVLLELSDLFFDEDLIDPFIPKDLVRSQIENAVVRMGVRRWVAESDDESETELPTSSADYTNRIYRRLVSTGWLEEEQKIYRTYVLLQPSVSYLLRNLVSIARFEKRSYGGTVLNVLSSLESALNDPVGRGITLAEAADTASEFSAHLTDMLLGLRELKITLSESHNPQEIVRGFFERFVEHILVSDYKTLKTKNNPFRFRRQILSLLRDLQFDTLKVELLTKHYQMQYEIESESAEAMVFAHINRIIRIFESVDQRLAIIDDFRYQLEKRVADTVRYMDKTTPGMAARLSRVISKLSEKDGREIPAVRSLEQYGFISPSSIRSPIKRRVETAPRVITQQQIDPKVLHMRQLFKEWKARREVKVDRIDEYLERHFMDGQKSVAAAEFKIDSIEDYICFSYVRHLNSLGKKARKTADRYQIEFDEAYVCVADMVECRGFTIHRNKA